A part of Drosophila bipectinata strain 14024-0381.07 chromosome 3L, DbipHiC1v2, whole genome shotgun sequence genomic DNA contains:
- the Targ1 gene encoding ADP-ribose glycohydrolase OARD1, producing the protein MLTILTKTTPLLHLRAAFRRGFVVGMASQSSYKLSEVEGDLFSAPKTHSLAHCVGADLAMGAGIAVKFKQVYGKVDELRAQNAGSGEVAVLKDDQRYIYYLVTKPQSWGKPTYESLQASLEQMREHMRKNKIHQLAIPRIGCGIDGLEWEKVSNILEYVFGQEELEIVVYNFVPPQSK; encoded by the exons ATCTGCGCGCAGCATTTCGACGAGGATTTGTGGTCGGCATGGCATCTCAATCAAGCTACAAGCTCAGCGAGGTAGAAGGGGATCTCTTCTCGGCCCCAAAAACCCATTCACTGGCCCACTGCGTGGGAGCTGACCTGGCCATGGGTGCTGGCATTGCTGTGAAGTTCAAGCAGGTCTATGGCAAGGTGGACGAACTCCGCGCCCAAAACGCTGGCAGTGGAGAGGTTGCCGTCCTGAAGGATGACCAGCGATATATCTATTATTTGGTCACCAAGCCACAGAGTTGGGGCAAGCCTACTTATGAATCCCTGCAGGCTTCTTTGGAGCAAATGCGCGAACACAtg cgtaaaaataaaattcatcaGCTGGCTATCCCTCGAATTGGCTGTGGAATCGATGGCTTGGAGTGGGAAAAAGTTAGCAACATCCTGGAGTACGTGTTCGGCCAGGAGGAGCTAGAAATTGTGGTCTACAACTTTGTGCCGCCGCAGAGCAAATAA
- the Targ3 gene encoding ADP-ribose glycohydrolase OARD1: MTGFCYKEINGDLFSAQKDYSLCHCVAADLRMGKGIAVKFRNKFGQLLNLQKQNVQPGGVAILQDQQRYVYYLVTKKTSWGKPTYELLYSSLLAMRQHMISHNVPKLAMPRIGCGLDGLNWSKVKEMVCQIFQSDAVEIAVYNYVATQK; encoded by the exons ATGACTGGATTTTGTTACAAGGAAATAAATGGCGACTTGTTCAGTGCCCAGAAAGACTATTCGTTGTGTCATTGCGTGGCAGCTGACCTGAGGATGGGAAAAGGAATTGCGGTGAAGTTCCG CAACAAATTCGGCCAGCTTTTAAACCTGCAAAAACAGAATGTACAGCCAGGAGGTGTAGCCATTCTCCAGGACCAACAGCGTTATGTGTACTATCTGGTGACCAAGAAAACCAGTTGGGGTAAGCCCACCTACGAACTCCTCTACAGCTCCTTGTTGGCCATGCGTCAGCATATG ATTTCCCACAATGTCCCCAAGCTGGCCATGCCCCGTATAGGCTGCGGTTTGGACGGCCTCAACTGGAGCAAAGTAAAAGAAATGGTGTGCCAAATATTCCAGTCAGATGCAGTGGAAATAGCTGTATATAATTATGTCGCAACCCAAAAGTAA